The Equus asinus isolate D_3611 breed Donkey chromosome 4, EquAss-T2T_v2, whole genome shotgun sequence genome has a segment encoding these proteins:
- the RLIG1 gene encoding RNA ligase 1 isoform X1 — MRRLGSVQRKMPCLFVTEVKEEPSSKREQQPFKVLATETVNHKALDADIYSAIPTEKVDGTCCYVTTYKGQPYLWARLDRKPNKLAEKRFKNFLHSKQNSKEFFWNVEEDFKPVPECWIPAKEIEQFNGNPMPDENGHIPGWVPVEKNNKQYCWHSSVVNYEFEIALVLKHHPDDPGLLEISAVPLSDLLEQTLELIGTNINGNPYGLGSKKHPLHLLIPHGAFQIRNLPSLKHNDLLSWFEGCREGKIEGIVWHCNDGCLIKVHRHHLGLCWPIPDTYMNSKPVIINMNLNKYDYAFDTKCLFNHFSKLDNQKFGRLKDIILDV; from the exons ATGAGGCGCCTGGGCTCGGTGCAGCGGAAGATGCCTTGCTTGTTTGTGACGGAGGTGAAAGAGGAGCCCTCCAGCAAACGGGAGCAGCAG cCATTTAAAGTTTTGGCAACTGAAACTGTAAATCACAAGGCATTAGACGCAGATATATACAGTGCAATTCCAACAGAAAAAGTGGATGGAACATGTTGTTATGTTACCACCTACAAAG gtCAGCCATACCTTTGGGCTCGGCTAGACAGAAAACCTAACAAACTGGCtgagaaaagatttaaaaattttctacattcaaaacaaaattcaaaag aatttttttggaATGTTGAGGAAGACTTCAAACCTGTTCCAGAGTGCTGGATACCAGCGAAGGAAATAGAACAATTCAATGGGAATCCAATGCCTGATGAAAATGGACACATTCCTG gTTGGGTACCggtagagaaaaacaataaacagtACTGCTGGCATTCCTCTGTAGTTAATTACGAATTTGAAATTGCCCTGGTCCTGAAGCATCATCCTGATGATCCTGGTCTTTTGGAAATTAGTGCAGTGCCACTGTCAGATCTCTTAGAACAAACGCTGGAGCTTATAGGAACAAACATTAACGGAAACCCATATG GGCTGGGGAGCAAGAAGCATCCATTACATCTTCTTATACCACATGGAGCATTTCAGATACGGAATCTACCTTCCTTGAAGCACAATGATCTGCTGTCCTGGTTTGAAGGCTGCAGAGAGGGTAAAATTGAAGGAATAGTATGGCATTGCAATGACGGCTGTTTAATCAAG gtcCATCGCCATCATCTTGGTTTATGCTGGCCAATTCCAGATACTTATATGAACTCAAAACCAGTTATTATCAACATGAACTTGAACAAATATGACTATGCCTTTGATACTAAGTGTTTGTttaatcatttttcaaaattagatAATCAGAAATTTGGTAGGCTCAAAGATATAATACTCGATGTATAA
- the RLIG1 gene encoding RNA ligase 1 isoform X2, which yields MRRLGSVQRKMPCLFVTEVKEEPSSKREQQPFKVLATETVNHKALDADIYSAIPTEKVDGTCCYVTTYKGQPYLWARLDRKPNKLAEKRFKNFLHSKQNSKEFFWNVEEDFKPVPECWIPAKEIEQFNGNPMPDENGHIPGWVPVEKNNKQYCWHSSVVNYEFEIALVLKHHPDDPGLLEISAVPLSDLLEQTLELIGTNINGNPYGLGSKKHPLHLLIPHGAFQIRNLPSLKHNDLLSWFEGCREGPSPSSWFMLANSRYLYELKTSYYQHELEQI from the exons ATGAGGCGCCTGGGCTCGGTGCAGCGGAAGATGCCTTGCTTGTTTGTGACGGAGGTGAAAGAGGAGCCCTCCAGCAAACGGGAGCAGCAG cCATTTAAAGTTTTGGCAACTGAAACTGTAAATCACAAGGCATTAGACGCAGATATATACAGTGCAATTCCAACAGAAAAAGTGGATGGAACATGTTGTTATGTTACCACCTACAAAG gtCAGCCATACCTTTGGGCTCGGCTAGACAGAAAACCTAACAAACTGGCtgagaaaagatttaaaaattttctacattcaaaacaaaattcaaaag aatttttttggaATGTTGAGGAAGACTTCAAACCTGTTCCAGAGTGCTGGATACCAGCGAAGGAAATAGAACAATTCAATGGGAATCCAATGCCTGATGAAAATGGACACATTCCTG gTTGGGTACCggtagagaaaaacaataaacagtACTGCTGGCATTCCTCTGTAGTTAATTACGAATTTGAAATTGCCCTGGTCCTGAAGCATCATCCTGATGATCCTGGTCTTTTGGAAATTAGTGCAGTGCCACTGTCAGATCTCTTAGAACAAACGCTGGAGCTTATAGGAACAAACATTAACGGAAACCCATATG GGCTGGGGAGCAAGAAGCATCCATTACATCTTCTTATACCACATGGAGCATTTCAGATACGGAATCTACCTTCCTTGAAGCACAATGATCTGCTGTCCTGGTTTGAAGGCTGCAGAGAGG gtcCATCGCCATCATCTTGGTTTATGCTGGCCAATTCCAGATACTTATATGAACTCAAAACCAGTTATTATCAACATGAACTTGAACAAATATGA
- the RLIG1 gene encoding RNA ligase 1 isoform X3, protein MRRLGSVQRKMPCLFVTEVKEEPSSKREQQPFKVLATETVNHKALDADIYSAIPTEKVDGTCCYVTTYKGQPYLWARLDRKPNKLAEKRFKNFLHSKQNSKEFFWNVEEDFKPVPECWIPAKEIEQFNGNPMPDENGHIPGWVPVEKNNKQYCWHSSVVNYEFEIALVLKHHPDDPGLLEISAVPLSDLLEQTLELIGTNINGNPYGLGSKKHPLHLLIPHGAFQIRNLPSLKHNDLLSWFEGCREGAGSTESTKQCLCHHEAHVLMGKTDNKQVNMQYVRRRTAVEKRRVHRHHLGLCWPIPDTYMNSKPVIINMNLNKYDYAFDTKCLFNHFSKLDNQKFGRLKDIILDV, encoded by the exons ATGAGGCGCCTGGGCTCGGTGCAGCGGAAGATGCCTTGCTTGTTTGTGACGGAGGTGAAAGAGGAGCCCTCCAGCAAACGGGAGCAGCAG cCATTTAAAGTTTTGGCAACTGAAACTGTAAATCACAAGGCATTAGACGCAGATATATACAGTGCAATTCCAACAGAAAAAGTGGATGGAACATGTTGTTATGTTACCACCTACAAAG gtCAGCCATACCTTTGGGCTCGGCTAGACAGAAAACCTAACAAACTGGCtgagaaaagatttaaaaattttctacattcaaaacaaaattcaaaag aatttttttggaATGTTGAGGAAGACTTCAAACCTGTTCCAGAGTGCTGGATACCAGCGAAGGAAATAGAACAATTCAATGGGAATCCAATGCCTGATGAAAATGGACACATTCCTG gTTGGGTACCggtagagaaaaacaataaacagtACTGCTGGCATTCCTCTGTAGTTAATTACGAATTTGAAATTGCCCTGGTCCTGAAGCATCATCCTGATGATCCTGGTCTTTTGGAAATTAGTGCAGTGCCACTGTCAGATCTCTTAGAACAAACGCTGGAGCTTATAGGAACAAACATTAACGGAAACCCATATG GGCTGGGGAGCAAGAAGCATCCATTACATCTTCTTATACCACATGGAGCATTTCAGATACGGAATCTACCTTCCTTGAAGCACAATGATCTGCTGTCCTGGTTTGAAGGCTGCAGAGAGG GTGCTGGCAGTACAGAGTCAACAAAACAATGTCTCTGCCATCATGAAGCTCACGTTCTAatgggaaagacagacaataaacaagttaATATGCAGTATGTCAGGAGGAGAACAGCTGTGGAAAAAAGAAGG gtcCATCGCCATCATCTTGGTTTATGCTGGCCAATTCCAGATACTTATATGAACTCAAAACCAGTTATTATCAACATGAACTTGAACAAATATGACTATGCCTTTGATACTAAGTGTTTGTttaatcatttttcaaaattagatAATCAGAAATTTGGTAGGCTCAAAGATATAATACTCGATGTATAA